Part of the Quercus lobata isolate SW786 chromosome 6, ValleyOak3.0 Primary Assembly, whole genome shotgun sequence genome, GAATTGACAAAAGAAATGCAGcctgtttaaaatttgttgggAATTTTATGTCTGCATGATTTCTTTTTGTTAGGgaaatagaagagaaaaaagatggTAATAAAATAGGAGGGAGGAGGGGTGTTTCTATTCATTTTAGTGTTGGACTGAATGTTGGCCTTGTCTTCTACAGGTGCAAGACTCAAAGAAATGCACTCTCTCAGCCTGTCAATGCCATGTAGCCGCAAATATGTGATCTCTTTTGGGTTGTTGTATCTGTAATGGGTACCTGTTGaggttttgttttggctttttGTTAGGTAATATGCTGGCGGGAACATGAATTTGTTACAGGCTTGTTTTATTCCCATACGATAGACAATAGTCATAGTCATTCTAGAAATGTAGCATTAGTATTTCAATCCCTGAGTGTGTAATTGACAGCTTAGATTGTTTTCATTTGTTAGTGAGAGTGTTGGTGCGGCATGCAAGTTACAAGTTGCATGATTACTGTCCGATATGTTTTGGTGACTATAGTCATGAGTTGGTGTTTTATAATGGCCAAAGCTAGCTTCAAAGTTTTGTTCCCAAAATTGTTTCCTTTATTGGTTAAGtctacactattttttttttgccaccAAAGTATGcatgaatggaatggaataagatcccttccttttttctccaaattttaTATAGATATGAGACACTTGacatttgtttgattttgtgtaGTTTacatagattttttaaaatgtcaTGTGTCTTAcatttgggtttgtttgggaGGAGATCCGAACCAATTCCGCTGATGGAATCACCATTAATTTAATTGAAACTCCACTTCCCTCTTTGAGCTGTGAAGTTGCTCAAAAGTCATAGGTCTCATGGTTTTCttccaagaaaataaattaggcACGTTACTAAAAAGTAGGGGCAAAGGATTGTGGCTTTACAAGGAAATGTCATTTAAGAGTTTGTAATTGatatgggggaaaaaaaaaatgaaatcactATCTTGTGGATATTAAGCGTTTATTTTCCTTAATAACAAGAAAATTTGTCACCATGAAGAAAATGTTACGAACACTGATTTCGAGAGACAATTTGGCagctttttaaataaataaaaaaatccgtATTGATTTGTTAATTGCCAAGTGATATTTGACGCAATATTGTTTTTGCTCAAATATAATGCATAGTCGGAGAGAATGGGGTGGCAATGGTTGGAGCCTGAAGGATGCCATCATGCCTGTCAATGTCACAAAGGCATCTTTGGTGCAATACAGGCTAATTATTCtcaaataaatatgaaataaaaagatCGTATGCTACCAAGTTACAACTTCCCAGATCATTATGAAGTAAAATGAGTAAAAAAGGTGCAACTTTCCCACATTATTATCTGAATGCTGCAAAATTTTGTGTGTATAATTTGACGAACATAAAATTTTGGTTGCCTATCCTGAATTGtggtttcaaatttcaatctaACCCTTGAATACAGAAGATGGAGACAAAGGTGGAGTGTCCAACTGGTAAAGATTGAGAGAAGGACCCACAAACCGGAAAAGTATCCAACCTCCAATAACAATGAAGATAGAAGCATAAGCAAACTTGTTGAGCCAAAAAAGCAGACCCTTCTCTCCCACATAAAGCTCTATTGCCTTCTCAGTAATATTCATGTCCTCCCACTTCTTTGGAGGTTCTTCAACTTTCGCCTTCATGGCTTGACCACTGCCAGCAGCACCATCCTCAGCCTGCTGCCTTGACCGCCTTCTCGATGACCTTCGTCTGAACTTTATTTCCACGGGGTTTGGTGGAACAGGTGGTGGCTGTGCACTGTCTCCGCTGGTATTGTTGCTATTAGTATTACTACTGGTGTTGGTGCTATTGGTGATGATGGGACTTATTCTAAGCGGTTGTTTTCTGCAAGGTAGGAAGATTTGGCTTTGCCTGTGTGTTATTTTTGTGAAGATGAGTGTACTTGAGGATGGTGGTGATTTTGAAGAGAAGGGATGGAGGAAATTAGTGCCCATTGCTTTGTAGAAGAAgcaacaacagcagcagcaaAAGCTAGTGGTTGAATTTGCTTTCCGTCTTATCCTTTTAGGTGTAATTTGGTCAGATTTTTGGaaatcactttctttttttggggggctgTTTGGTTTGGGTTGGAAGCAGGTTGGGCTTTTGGTGGGCTTTCATTATTAACTGCGTAAAGTAACCATTTGGAATGGGGAGGATTGAGACCTTAACTCTGAAGGATGCTGATCATGCCATTGTCAATGTCACAAAGCCCTCTTTGGGGCAATAGAAACtaattattcttaaataaatacgaaaaaaaaaaatttcatatgcTACCAAATAGTtacaatctatatatatatatatatatatatataaccaaaacttagagaaaatttgCTTAGAATCAAAATTAGGTTTTGCCTTTGTTAGcttttcatataaattaaatttctttgatttttgctgttattttttattttattttctaaactaatgagtatattttttatactgtttctatttagatattttgtatttgaAAATCTTGAACGTAACAAACTGTAATTAAGTTAAACAATTTCATGCACTTATCTAGGGACGGAATCAGGATTTATAGTTAGGGGGGGTGGGTATGTTGTTGGCTATGTGCGGCGGCTCCAACCTTTAGCTCTACTACTACTTAGCCGtttgagggatttttttttttttttggtgtgtgtgacTTTGATATTGGGTAAggacaaaataattttatttaaaatttttaaagggctgggttttttgtgttgggtaaaattggttaattgaacttattttgtttCAGATTTACTGTTGGTAATTTTTGCTATTGTGCTAATTTTTTGGgattgtatattttgttttagattttaaatctaTTGACTTTTTTTATGGTCTTTACGAGGAGGAATGCTAGaactacaaacttttttacaaattacttaggcgtaaatgcacttttagtctctacatttttcattttttccattttggtccctacattttatttttaccacttttagtccctaaaccaattaacacgtgacatttaagtccttaccgTTAGCCAACTAATAGAAAAAATTGATGTGGCTGACGTggacattaaaatattattaaaaaaattatttggcattttttaaatgccaaaattttaaaaaaaaattaattactcaaaattttaaaaatgccaaaatttggcattttttaattactaaattttaattaaaaaattaaaaaaacagaaaaaaatattttatttcaaacaaaaattttactttcttttaattaaaaaaattttttttttccagaagaACATTTAACAAACAAaatccttttctctctctattctcaaactctctttctcctcaCCCTCCATGGATGGAAAGTCTCTCTAATCTCAAAGTCTCTCTTTTGTTCACCGTAGCTCCAAGGTCGGAACTCACAAGCTTGGCCTTCTTCTCCACCACACGCCACCGCTATCGTGGTAGTGTGGGACCTAGTAGTCGGCCTCTCTGCCGTTGATGTGCAAGCGGCAGAGATATGAAGTGATGAAAGGTTCTTGATGGGCTTTGAGGAGCCGGTGGAGACAACCTTTGGGGAAGCCAATTGCGCTGAGGAGAAAGAATTTGACATTTCTAGACATTTGGGGTTTACTGGAAATTTGGGTTTGGCATTTGTTGGACATTTcgcattttgaaattttttctgttttatAAGTTGTTAACTTGTTGTGGTATTGGAAGTttctttgattatggtttggCTTGGGAGTGGATGAGTTGGGTGCTTTGTTGGGTTTCTATTCTTTGGATGGTTTGGTTTGGGAGTGGTTTCGTTGATGTGGTAGTGGATAATTTGATTCGGTGGTGGTGCTTTGCTGGTTGCtgggtttctattcttttgctTGGGTTTGATCTTCATGTTCTTTGATTCGGTGGtagtgatttggttttttttttttttttttttttttttttttttttttttttttttttttttttttttttttgggtttgccaagaaaatttatgggtttgaagGTTAATGTTTGCTTTACTGGGGACATGGGTTTAGGGTTTGGTTAAGATCTGGGTTTAAGGTTTGTTTTTTGCTGGAGATTGATTATagggaagaacacaaagaacatgaacatgttcttctaaaaaaaataatgaaaagaaaaaaaaaaaagacaagaaagacatttaattaatttattttgttttgatgtgtttggtTATAAGGAAAGTacagaaaggaaaagaaaataataagaaaataaggaTTAATTTGGTAAGAATATGAATCATAAACGGggaagaacataaagaacatgaatATGTtcttctggaaaaaaaaaaattggaataaaaaaaattcattttaattaaaagaaaataaacttttttgtttgttttttatttttttaattaaaattgagtaattaatttttttttaaatttggcatttaaaaaatgccaaataatttttttaataatattttaattcccaCGTCAACCACGTCAGTTTTCTCTGTTAGTTGGCTGACAGTAAGGACTTAAATAtcacgcgttaattggtttaggaacTTAAAGTGGTAAagataaaatgtagggaccaatatggaaaaagtgcaaaatgtagggactaaaagtgcatttacgccaatTACTTATGTAGCGAATGGTTATTGGTAAGTCAAAAAGTGGTGTAAGTGGTGGGCCAAATACGAACCAATATGAATTTTCTACCTCAattgtttgtaaaaaatattgtaaaaaaaattgtggtaatagcattactcttaaaaaagttaatgatattattaaaggaaggaaaagtgtaattttataaaacaaaattgctaaaattagtacctgaatatatactaatattttaaaaaaaaatttacggGGGAGGTCACTACCCCCCAAGTCAAAGTTTGTCTCCGTCCCTGCACCTATCCTCATTCAATTTAAGAGATACTATTAaaccaatttattcttttattttgtgttatattttagtagaatttcacgataatgata contains:
- the LOC115995178 gene encoding uncharacterized protein LOC115995178 yields the protein MGTNFLHPFSSKSPPSSSTLIFTKITHRQSQIFLPCRKQPLRISPIITNSTNTSSNTNSNNTSGDSAQPPPVPPNPVEIKFRRRSSRRRSRQQAEDGAAGSGQAMKAKVEEPPKKWEDMNITEKAIELYVGEKGLLFWLNKFAYASIFIVIGGWILFRFVGPSLNLYQLDTPPLSPSSVFKG